The Acropora muricata isolate sample 2 unplaced genomic scaffold, ASM3666990v1 scaffold_754, whole genome shotgun sequence genome segment TTTAAATATAAGAATGAATGTTAATGATAGCCATAACTTTGCGATtcagttttaaaatattattccCGATTTAATCAGTGGAGATCAATGCGCACAAAATGAGGGCATATTTTTAATGCCATTTGCACTATAAGTGACATCGTGGATTAAACAAAGTTCTGATGCAACATATTGCAGACTATTGATTTTCAGAAAGGTTTTGACTCTGTAAgttgggttttccttttcaaaacattacaaagtcCAGTTTTGAGGAATCATTCATCAAATGGATAGATATAGTTGATTAAAATATTTCAATCTATATGATAAATATTGGTGCAGCAACTACTCTCCCTTCTTTCAAAGAGGAGTCAGACAGGGGGGGAGGATCCTACTACGAAAATCACTGAACTGTGGAATaggcattaattttcatattGCTACATCGCCCACTTTTTTTTCACAGCCACACCCACTTTATTTGATGCGTCTAAATATCAATGTAATTAGCGCACCTAAATAGCGTCAACACGTCAGGTTATAGTTCGATGAAAATCATCCTTCAACTCTTTGACTTTTTCACGGTTTCCCGATGGAAAGGTATGAGTTTTAGGTAAAAGGGCCAAAAGAGAAATGCATGAAGATCTCTTTGTCAGCAGAGGAGGTCAAAACGTTGTAGTTAAAGTCTCTCATGTCGCGCATCTTAACTCGATTTCCCAGCCTACATGGGAAGGAATTGAGCTTGAAATATGCAGACACCCTGAATGACAGGATTGAGCTCCCCTCCGATGACCTAGATTCATTTGTAGACATGATAGAGACGGCAAAAGACTGCAAGGGGAAACCTTATCACTATTGAACTCAAAGTGTGTTAACTAACTCAAACTCCACAACAAACTGAACAGAAACGTCGTCGCTCTTCGCCATCGCCAAACGACGAGAGAACGTCCGGGAGCGTGCATGTGGCTAAAAATCAACCAGCACAACGCCTTGATGAAGAGTTTACTTGCAGTTTAAATGAAACTACCGACGATGTACATTATCAATCTCCAACTCCGAAAATTTTCAAGAAACTTGAGCAACAAAAACACGACGTTGAGCAAACTGTCACGTCAAGCCAACACGAAGTATTTCAGCACGAGAACCGTTTCAAGCCGGCGCTTGGTTCTTCAAGGAAACCGTTGTGTTCAAATTGTCATACTTCAGGGCACAACAAAACTACGTGCTCCTTTGCACCCTGCTCTTTTGCTACAACATGTAAAGAGATTAAGCGGCATCCTGCAGAGGAGAAATATTTCAAGGCGAGGCAGTCCGAACTCAAAGCCGTTAAGACAAAACTCAAGCAATTGGAAGACGATCTGATGTCGAAGAATGAGGTATTCGGTCAGCCTTCATACCTTTGCTTCAAAAGTGCAGCTAAACGTATAACGCAGTGATCCTGAAAGATACCTGAGAATAACTACTACCAGAGCAAAGGTTCCGAGTTGGTTTGTGTTTAACACGGACATAAGAAAACTGGAAAGAATTTGAAACGACAAGATTCCAaagcaaatgaaattaatttgcgAATACGATGGGTTTCGCTATCACCAAGCAATCTGCGCTAGAGTCAGCAAACTAATGTTAACCCAGTTAAACTCCTGTGGGAGGTGAAAGGGGTAAGATTTCCATGAAGAGGTATCCTTCCAAACAGTAGCAGCGCGCCTAGTAAAAGCAGCGGCTGTACCGCTACATTCGTAGCTGAGCCGGTTTTCTACAGTGATTTTGCTATGCCTCTGACTTTCGAGCAGGAGAAAAAGTACCTGGAGCTAGGAATTAATGAAAGCTTAATTAAGGTCTTCCTCATCGACAGTGAAACACATTGAGAGGTCAGCAATTATGCAATTACCGATAGATGTAGTTCCGAGCCTAATGTTGGTGAGCCGGCTGATTATggattttcattgctatttgAACATGCTTATAAAGTTCACCCGTGGGCATAGAGGCTCGAGAAGTTTTCAAAAACTGTAGTAACTCAATATCATCCGGATGAAGGTGTTTTGATCCTCCTGCTTGACCTTGAAACATATAGCGGTACCAGACTCGCAGAATTGTTTTCAAATCTTCTTAACCGTGTTgtattttgttctgtttttcaaAGCAATCTCGAAAAAATTACTAGGAATGAATCCAGTAACAAAGTCACAGTCAATTCAATTTACTGTAATTTATATATTGCTTTTATACaagtgtgtgcgtgtgtgtgcgTATGCGTGTACTGTGTGTGTTATTTTTTGtgtccacttaattaattaGGTAAGCCTTacatatttccaacttttagAGCAAGGTATTAGTTTaactatttttttcccttttctcattaagttttgattatacttctttgtaaacctgtttatattttagagaataaactgtctgtctgtctgttaCCACCCCCATTCTCAACAATATCCCGAATAATATTTCGTCTTAAGTCGTTATTTAAGGCTCTTCCGCGCTCGTAAACTCTCCCCGTCTTCGTCATGCGCGCCATCCGGCTCACATACCAACTTAATTCTTCGACGAAAGTGGTTATACAGCCCGACATCTTCACCGACGCATTGCCACACATTGCTGAACACAAATATTCGGCTATCGGTAAACACCTCTCAAACGCGCACGAAGACAAAAATCTTATTAATGAGGACCAATTCCGCTTTCTCAAGAAATGCCACGggaaatttgactgcctcgtttACAACATGCTATTTATCAGAGAACTGAGGCCTAGCCTTAACACTCAAAGTGATTACATTCGtgctaaactctttgtttagTTTGTAGCATATTTTGTTACCTTTCCTTCTTAATCAACtatattgttttttcttgtatttataaaatattcttactctttctttttacttgataatgacctccgagaacgtcgaaacgtcgtatTTTTAAccgttcttttttaaatttcttaagtgttttttaaagaaagtttattcGCAATTTTTTAGAGCTAAAAATGGGCGGGGCAGCAACAAAAAGTGGGCGTGGCGACAATATGAAAACTTGAGCCCATTCCATGGTTCCGTGATTTTCGTAGTATTCACCCTTTTTATTTACCTTTGGTAGCTTCCGTCAATCAGAATCTATAGGTAATATCATTAAAAAAGGAATCAAcgtagaaaacaaggaattGAAATGTATTTCTTTTACAGAcgatttgacatgtttcttacaccacaaaaaAGCCTCAGTGATGTCGGACAGTTCCTTACTGCTCACATACGTATGATGCATGCTCAGGACTTAAGCTCGCTTAAGcagaacaaaaaagaagccCATTGCCTTAATGGGCAGTTCTTATCACGGTCAAGAAGTCCTTGGTATAACcaatttgaatgagccaattaAAATATGTGGCATGATGTTCTTTTCCTATGACaagcataaaaagaaaataactcaataattatttcaatctGAGGTTCAGGTCTAAGGTCCAAAAAAGGTATGAATAGCTGGTATGTAATAGAGAAACTAAAAGTCTCACTAATAAGGATATTTGCAGTTCCTAAGTTCATGTTTCATGCTTCTCTTATATCTTCATTGATAAGGACAACTATGAACATAAATTCTGTCATTGATATTTTGTAAGGAGTGGTATGGGCAAAATTATTAGAGAATGACCTCAATCAGTGAATATGAAGGCGCTTAAAAAGGCCTCATCCCTAATTTTTAATGAACTCGCAAAAGATTGTTTGTCTTTAGAGGTACTTAGTGTTACTTCAATTCCATGGAAAGTGAGGattgtccaatatacacgaactgatacgacccgtataatggcatattccttttagcacgactcgttcgattcgtacgactcgtacgggtcgtgaaacaatggtttacgagtggtacagttggtgaagtgcatATCATTGCAGAGACTTATATTAGGGTGTAtgtgcaagtccacgacccgtacgactcctACGGGTCgttaaacaatggtttacgagtcgtacagtttgtgaactgcatatcattagagggacttaaggattatatacaagtccacgacccgtacgactcgtacgactcgtacgactcgtacgactcgtacgactcgtacaggtcgtgaaacaatggcttacgagtcgtatagtttgtgaactgcatatcattagagggacttaaggattatatacaagtccacgacccgtacgactcgtacgactcgtacgggtcgtgaaacaatggcttacgagtcgtacagtttgtgaactgcatatcattacagggacttggggtgtatatacaagtccacgacccgtacgactcgtacgactcgtgaaacaatggcgtacgagtcgtacagtttgtgaactgcataccattagagagacttaggaTGTATAttgaagtccacgacccgtacgatttagttagtttaacaagtccacgacccgtactatccgaactggtcgtgaaacaatggttttcgtgtCGCATAGTGTAAGACACACCAATATTGCGTACATGATCATTCTAGCACGATCAAAATGTCGGATATTGTAGAACAAACGTAAAACGACTTGGAAGTTTGAAGGTGGATTTTGGGAAGATAATTTCTTATAAGGTTCTGTAAGTTAATTTGAAAGCGGTTGTCACAATTATCTTGAAATTCTAAGCGCTAATTTTAGTTTAACGATGGTATGAGTGACACTGCAAgtgttgaaatatatatttgtgactcaatcaaactcatgtaattgaataattctcataattaattaatcaaGATGGCGACCGGACGTTCCTGTTTGGCCTTTGTGATTTTTCTCATACTTATCCGTCTCTGGCTTAGTGCATCAGCGCCAAATCGCACTAATTACAGCTCTAATACTGTCTTCCAGCTATGGAGGTTTTCCAAGCCCACTGACGCAAAAAAATCGCTTATCAAACTCAAGCCATTTTCAACTCGTTACTACACCAACCTCGATAACTTTGTTGTCGGTCTCCTACTGCTTTGTGGTGATGTCGCTTGCAATCCAGGACCTATGGGCTCCTCAGAGTCTATTCCGGTTATCAAATGTATGGTATCGAACACACAGAGCCTGAAGAGCCTAAAGAAAGTTGTAAACAGCGACGGATCAAAAGCGCTCGCCTGCAATTTACACCAGTTTCAAGACCTGGTGTACTCTGAGGATATGGATGTAGTCTGCGTCAATGAAACCTGGCTAAACGAATCCATAGATAATTCTGAGATCCTTAAAGATAACTATATCATTTTCAGGAAAGATCGATCTCATAATCGTGCCGGTGGCGTGCTTGTCGCAATCAAAAGCGCTGCTTTCAAGACTATTGGCGAAATCCCTCTACCTAAACATCTACAAGATTTAGAGGTTGCAGCGGCTTCAGTCATAACTTCCCAAGATCGAAagattttattttgttctttttaccGTCCGTCGGATATGGATTTGTGTtggattaatttatttaataaatttCTGGACTGGGTTTGCGAGGACTTCGACAATATGGTAATTTGTGGTGATTTTAACTATCCAAAAATCTCATGGGATGCCCCTGATAGTTCCAGAGGTGTTAATGAACAAGAATTCGTGGAGGCGTTACATGACCACTATTTAACTCAAATTCAACGCAAGCCCACGCGTGGCACTAGTGTTTTAGACCTAGTTATTACCATTGTTCCAGACCAAACAAGCGTGTCCGAAGTCCTAGAAATAGACAAGGCTGGTTTGTTTACGGATCATCGCACCGTCTTCTTTAATTTTCACACCTCAGTTAAGGCCTCCGTCAAGACGCACCGTTCTGTATACGACTATGCAAAAGGAGACTTTGACGGCCTTAGAAACGCTTTGCGTTCAGTTAATCTCACAAGTATGGTGGGTGAGGGCGACCTTGAAAGCTGCTGGCAGACCTGGAAAGACCTATTTCTTGCTGCGGTGAAAGACAATATTCCAACCAAGCGATTAAGAGGTCGTCACCCCGTTCCCTGGCTCACAGGTGCCGTTATCAATCTTatcaagaaaaaggaaaccGCCCGCAGGAAACTAAAACTGCATCCTTCGGTGCCGCTAAAAGCCAAATTTCAAACTCTGCGTTCACAAGTAAAGAGCGCGATCAGGGAAATCAGGGAGGAGTTCTTTGAGTCTGCTAACATCGAGTTCAAGATTAATCCCAAACGTCTCTGGTCAGTATTAAAAACTCGCTCAAAGTCGCGCAACATACCACAAAGTGTCTCCATGGCAACTGGTAACctacgtctaaccgctgacagCCCAGAAGAAATTGCAGATATGTTTAATAACTACTTCACTTCAGTGTTCTCTGCTCCTCATGAGGACAAAGAGGATAACGGCGTAGGGAAATTCCCTGACGCAGAATCTACCTTAAGCAATATTGTGTTGCACGTCGGCGAAGTTGAGGCTGTCTTAAAATCACTAGACCCAAACAAAGCCACTGGTCCTGACGAGATCCCGGCTAGAATCTTAAAGGTAACCGCCACTattatagtctccttcgcagccgtctttcgggatgtcacgcaacgctcccccgaaggaaacggctgctcacattcgaaccacattcctttcccgatttgagccaatcacagctgcagttctatt includes the following:
- the LOC136907853 gene encoding uncharacterized protein, with translation MATGRSCLAFVIFLILIRLWLSASAPNRTNYSSNTVFQLWRFSKPTDAKKSLIKLKPFSTRYYTNLDNFVVGLLLLCGDVACNPGPMGSSESIPVIKCMVSNTQSLKSLKKVVNSDGSKALACNLHQFQDLVYSEDMDVVCVNETWLNESIDNSEILKDNYIIFRKDRSHNRAGGVLVAIKSAAFKTIGEIPLPKHLQDLEVAAASVITSQDRKILFCSFYRPSDMDLCWINLFNKFLDWVCEDFDNMVICGDFNYPKISWDAPDSSRGVNEQEFVEALHDHYLTQIQRKPTRGTSVLDLVITIVPDQTSVSEVLEIDKAGLFTDHRTVFFNFHTSVKASVKTHRSVYDYAKGDFDGLRNALRSVNLTSMVGEGDLESCWQTWKDLFLAAVKDNIPTKRLRGRHPVPWLTGAVINLIKKKETARRKLKLHPSVPLKAKFQTLRSQVKSAIREIREEFFESANIEFKINPKRLWSVLKTRSKSRNIPQSVSMATGNLRLTADSPEEIADMFNNYFTSVFSAPHEDKEDNGVGKFPDAESTLSNIVLHVGEVEAVLKSLDPNKATGPDEIPARILKVTATIIVSFAAVFRDVTQRSPEGNGCSHSNHIPFPI